From Perca flavescens isolate YP-PL-M2 chromosome 19, PFLA_1.0, whole genome shotgun sequence:
tttagtttgcgttttctgacctttttttccaatgttttgggggaattactggaattgttgggtctttgtaaatgatatattatctatattatattatctgtaataaatgatttgatactataaataaaattgaattgaattgaattgaatcctTAATCTCAAATGTATCTGTGAATGGCTACCATGATTTACCTTACTTTGATTAGTAAAGCCTATCATCAACTTTGTTCATAATTTGTTGTATTCctgttaatgtattttttattttttttacttgccgcccccctgcagtgactctgatgACCCCCTAGGGGTGGCAGACCCCTGACAAAGATCTCTGATCTCTGTATTGttggttgggggtggggggtatattttgtatttctaACAGTGTAAGGCTTGTATAGTGGTATACAAATGCCTCCTAGTGGAGCCAGAGAGAATGAACATGTTCTTTCAGATAGAGTCCTGTTTGACTCTTGACCCtatgaagcagctcgattggttggggttaggcattgacctggTGTGgttagccgattggtcaggcgataggacctgaacaaattgggttacgttaccttgcgtaagcatggatgcctggccaatagtagtgtgtgaatgctatttaAGGGCGGGCCTTTCCTAGAAGTTGCGTGAGTTCCATAATAACGCTTCCTTGACAGCACTGATGGAACTGGTTGTGCAGAAAGAGGAGGCCGACACAGCTGGAGGTAAAACCATTTAGCGAGGCCGTAAACAACTACATCAGTACAGCACCACAACAACCAAGCGTAGCATTGAATCATCAAACCTTTATTAACTTAGTCGCTAAGTATTTTCCAGTAAATACTTTTGTACTCTAACTCAAGTAGTTATATTGATGACTAGTTTTACTTGAGTACTGTGTGGCTACTGTGTCCACCTCTGCACCTGATAAGGAAtatcgtttgttttttttgccactgcAAACCTGTATCAGCATTTTTTTGGATCCTTTATTTTGAGGGCTGGTTAAAACATGGTGCCTGCAGggctgtcaaactcattttcactaagggccttATACTGTAAAAAGAtgatcacaccaagggccagacacaTAAAGTTTAGTGATGTGCTTTTGtttcattgaaaaagtcaaatatctttgactgtagtACTGCTTCTtgcattttcatcatttttaccaacttgtttgtgtttttctcagACGTTTCGGTCACTTTTTTAAACCGTGTctctttttttgaaatgtttaccctttttgttgcatttttgtcgacaaagccctacaaaagtcagctAAAAAATTCCGGTTTCACATCCTGAATataaaactctctgcttctgggggaatttcagAGTCTCAAAGTCaacaaatctgccaaattctgctttgaatgtcaggtaattgcagtttataaaacactttcttgtgtttttgtttggtgcacaactaggcggACCAAAAGTTATTGTGAAACTAAATTGATACGCAGGCCAGATATAAACCTGCAAGGGTTCGGATTTGCCCCGCAGGCATTGTATTTAGAGGCCTGTATTTAGACAGGATCACTTTTGAGATCTGTGATTTTAGTGAAGTAGAATACGTAGAGTATAATAAACCTGATTGCAGTAGCAAGACAGTTGAAATTGATACTAGGGTCATAGATAAAGGTCTAACACCGGCGGAACCAACGCTATTGTTCTATGTTTGCAGCAGGACGCTATTATGTTCCACTTCCCATTGGACAACATCGTGAATAAAGAGAGAAATCGTGTAGGCTATTATGATTCACATTTTTTCAGAGAcgtgttttattgttttcaatGAACTTAGCATACATGGATCCATTTAAAGTTACAGTATGGATATAGAGGTAGTTTTTAATAACAAACTGACAAGGCAACATCCTCCTGATGAACTTGAAAGTTCATTCATAACCGTAGAAAATACTTAACTCGAGGTCAAGTATTTTCTACATTTGTGCTGGATGTGTCAACGGGCATCAGTTTGTTCTGCTGGCAAAAGATCAATTAATGCAGATTGAATGCCTTCGTCCAAATACGCATACTACAAGTTAACAGGTGGAAGGGTTGGTATTCAGGGCAAAAATAAGAGAActgttattttaatttattcattaaaAATGCTGCCATATACAGAATAAATACCAACTTTGGGTGTCTATGCATGTCAATGAAAATACAAGGCAAACTctcttttgttacttttattcTACTACAACAACTGCTGACACTGTTGAACAGTCCTTTGAGTTTAAATAAAAGAAGTGATTGCACAGCTGACAGATACTGCATCAATGCTGAGGTCACTTGGACAGAGCGGCCATCTTCTTTGCTCTGCGAGCGCCTCCAGACATCCTCTTAGCTTTAGGCTTCACCAGGGGATGACGGGATACATTTTTGCCTCCACTCTTGGCTTTGGAGCGATGACTGGAAGggcaacacacagacaggcacacagacgCAGAAGAACAAGTTAAGACGTGCCAACATTGAATTGGCGCAGCGATGGCGTTTAAAGGCACACACTCACCTGCTGATCCTGTGCGAGTCTTTGAGAGGGCAGGCTTTGCGTTTGTGCTCCCGGCTGCCACAGCTGAAGCACCCGTCCTGTGCCTGGCCCGGTCCACAGGGGTGGGCTGGGAGGGCACAGCGGCCGCACGCCTGGCAGTGCTTCCACGCTTAGAGGGAAAGATTTCATAAATAAGGCTGAGTAAGGCTAAGTAGTTGAGTAAAAAGTGTGCTACTTCGGCTCTGTTAGCATTCAGAAagctatttttgttttgttccacTGTGTATTAAAAGgtgacatattatgcttttccatgTTTTCTCTCATATCTACGGTGTTAGAATGtcagattttcatgttaaacgttcaaataatgaggtaaacatattttaaaaaaatccctgtgagctaaaacgtCCAGATTtccttaaagagacaggcgctccagcagagtctatatatatatatattttttttttttttttttaacattaaagcatgtaaacatgttctagtacaaacacaatttaatatcggttatcggtttcattaactactagcAACCTGTAGCAGTATTGGCCCTGAAAAACCAGTAACTGTCGACCCCTAATGTGAAGACTCCATATGTATCGGAGGGGATTACGTACATGGTTTCACACATTTCCCACACGTTGAGCAGTGCTTCCATTCTCGGCCGTcctggagacacagacagaaagcagAAGTTGAAACGTATGCCTTTATTAGAGTGAATTTATACATATGTCGTTGTGGTTTTCTACCTTGGATGGGCAGACGTTGCATTTGGCACAGTGCTTGTTGAGGAACAAGACGAATCTCTGACATATAGAGCAAAATCtaacaggaggaagagaagaagagaacaCACGACCTTTTAACACAACTTCAAAAGAATCAATATTAACCTTTGCATGGTTCTTACAACCCCAGTACCAATGCATCCCTTATAAGGAGTACTGAGAGTTGTATTGCTGCTTTGTCAGATTATTCATGTATTATCTGATCACATCCCTCCTGATTTACAGGATGTAAAGTGCGTTAGAGCAACCTGTAACATTGCTGTTTGGATATATtggttttaataaaataaagtgtATAGTCCTCAGAGCAAGGTATGGAAATGTATCATCTGGTGTTGTATTGTGTTGACACAGGGCAAATGATTCTACAACATTTGAATATCAGAAGAATACAAGATATGTCACCTTCAAGCAACCTTGGGAAATCAGGGCATGCAACTGAAAATTCATGGTACAAGGATTTTTCCATTAACAATAACATCatgccacattttttttttttctccgctgGGTCCTTATGAAGGATTTTGACGGATATTCATAACCAACAATGCACGATGAGAATCCTTTAAAACATGGTTCCAATAGAATTGTGACCAAGACATGAAGTGAGAGGGGCAGATagtgctctctggtggacagacACTAGGGGTGGAACGGGACACAGAAGTCCCGGTTCGGTTCATACCTCGGTTCAGACATCACGGTTTAGTACAGtggagggcaaaaaaaaaaaaaaaaaatgcagaaggtaatttttttttttattgtgcatgtctcaggctgtaccacctagtgtcatccagtctctcccctgagctagctgcaaCAGCCTGAAGTATGTAAAGTAAGATGTAAACCGTAAACAATAAGTACCCCACatcatctccagactccatctgGACCTTGTAAACAAAATGAGACAATCAGCTATAAAACAGTTAATACAGCATCTCTTATTTATGAAAGTGCAAATTACAtagaataataacaacaacaaaaaaaattctacTTAGGCGAGACCTTCCCCcacaaaagataaaagaaagtAGTCTTGCTATTAAGCGCGACAGGCATACCTTTGCCACATCCTTCATTTACCGGACCGGAGAAGCACGAGAAGTAAAGTTTTCACTCATGAACCGGAGAGGATAACACACAGCATTTACATTCACCGTAAGTCATTTCCTCGCATTTTAAATGCTTGTTTTAGTCTAATTTTGTGTCCACGTGGAGGTGAAGCATGTTCGCTCCGCACGGTGTCGGCTGGGCTCAGTTTCTGGGTTTACAATCTTTGTGCACACGCACCCTCcctgcagtgtttgtgtgtttcagatcaGACACGCGGGGCTACAGATTAGGAGTCCCTAAAGAAACTGCGTATCTAACAGTAattccgcattacattaattaactTGCGCgagagttttatttatttttatacagcGTATTCTCCGTGTAAATTCATGCACCGAACCGTGACGCCCGTACCGTTTCAATACAAATCCATGTCCCGTTCCACCCCTAACAGACACTGTTCTATCTTACCTGTACTGAAATGTCTTGTCATATACCTTGATGCTAGGGATAGACTActctgcttcagtttcactcaccactgagtctgacttcatgtccccccacaacactatctgactattGGTTACTGGgtgttatgttgaaagtttctcatttgttaattaattactttaagcatttaaaaaaaggttttgtgttggagtttgtaacattccaaaatcttaagtTTCActtgaagattttttttcactgtaaattttcactgtaaattcatattggttccaaatatcggttatcaGCTTCATTAACTGCTAATAATTGTATCGGCCTTCAAAAACCATTATCGGTCTATCCCTAGTTGATACCGATACATGTGGGATGAGATCCCATTAGAGTGTGTTGATACCTGTAGCCCTCGTCTTTGGGCAGGACGACATCTTTGGGCGATATGTTAGTGAAGAGGCGGACAGGAGACTGCTTCCTGCCTGTCTTCCCATGTTTATACAGAGAATGGTTGTCATAGTCCACCTGGAAACAAACAGTATTTAATTTAAGTGCACAAGGAAAAGATGTGGCACAGTCTGATAAGAGAAACTCCCTACTGGAGCACTGCGCTGCACCCAACACCTACAGTATAGACAACCACAGCCCTGTAAAACTCGGCTACAGTGAATAATGAAATATTGATCCAGGATCACTGAGCGAATCCACTACACCATTCCCATTCAGTATCACCAACACATCTCATCATACTGCATTATACTGGGGAGAGTAAACAAAAGCAGCAAAGTTAAATCTAATTTAATCAACAACATAAATTGCATGTTTTTCCACAGATGGTTCTTATTAGTTTTATTAGATGTGCAATGAAGATAACTTGGTAGCAGGAtatgcttcttcttctcctccctgtTAAAGGTTAGGCCATCTTGAACATAGCATTTTGCTTTCTTAACAAATCTTTCTAACCTTCATCTCAAGCGCCTTCAAACTTCCTAAGTTAATAACATTAATGGTGGTTAACCCGTAAGTATTACAGACCGCGTACCTACACCGGTACTGTAGGTTTATTTCCTGACAGTAAAGCTCCCGTACTGTTTGTTATGAACATGTTTctgctaattgtgtgtgtgtgtgtgtgtgtgtgtgtgtgtgcagtgtcaGTATACCTGGTAGTCCAGCATCGTGAATGAGGGGAAACACTCCAGGATTCGAGGCTCAAGGAAATACGGGAAGATCCACATCATGGGCATTTCAGTGTTACTGCTgtctgcacacaaaaacaccacTTCGTTAAAATAGACTAAAAGTAGCAGAATCATtcaaatattttgtatttttatgcaAGTTGTTATAAGAGGTtgaagctgcactaatcaataatCACATGATCCATTGTCCATATAAGaatgtgtgtaatgttaaaCGGGTCTCTTGTAGTTATGACCCGACTCTGTGGTTTGCCTCATTTCTACAGACATTTTTAACCTCTTTCagttcattgttttggttttacggcCAGTTAACAGTTTATGTTCACagccccgcccaagacaattgtgactggtttgaagaaatgccaataaaccagtgcAAATTTCTCTCCCAAtccagaatgctgtgtgcacTAGCCATGCGTGACCAAACCGGAGCTGAAAATTGGACATGGCTGGAAATGAATGCTACTGTCCACTGTGCAACTGACCTGAAGTCTGCAGCTTCCTCCAGCTCTGTGAAATCAGAGAGAAGGTGTTGGCCAGAGGCTTCACCAGGCCGCCAAACGGAGGGTCTGCCACCATCACCACCTTCTGGCCGTCAGCCTCTTGGAGGAAGGCCTGCAGCACCGCACTGGAAGCCTGACAACACACGCAGCTTTGTTATACTCAACTGCAAATCAAAAAGATATAAAAGACACGTGTTGGACTCTTACCTCTCCATCAAAAAAGTGATGGTTGAACATGTTGTAGTGACAGA
This genomic window contains:
- the zcchc4 gene encoding rRNA N(6)-adenosine-methyltransferase ZCCHC4 translates to MDVTEANDDSFGIEVILPQGGKTAPCCPHGPTLLFEKVSKGGEKGRRFYACSACRDRKDCNFFQWEDEKVSEVRLLAREAEKQSKRPLVTQQEYCNRLRKFSALPLDEKKFCQDCQILLLPGLHEAHSSHRSMAVSPAQLTRPSVLLRPLDNKKSNAQYLFTERSSHFLLDSLAALGFTKVLCVGTPRLQELIKLRNLDQKHKPMKSLLLDIDFRYAQFYSQDEFCHYNMFNHHFFDGEASSAVLQAFLQEADGQKVVMVADPPFGGLVKPLANTFSLISQSWRKLQTSDSSNTEMPMMWIFPYFLEPRILECFPSFTMLDYQVDYDNHSLYKHGKTGRKQSPVRLFTNISPKDVVLPKDEGYRFCSICQRFVLFLNKHCAKCNVCPSKDGREWKHCSTCGKCVKPSWKHCQACGRCALPAHPCGPGQAQDGCFSCGSREHKRKACPLKDSHRISSHRSKAKSGGKNVSRHPLVKPKAKRMSGGARRAKKMAALSK